The following proteins are encoded in a genomic region of Brachypodium distachyon strain Bd21 chromosome 1, Brachypodium_distachyon_v3.0, whole genome shotgun sequence:
- the LOC100831408 gene encoding uncharacterized protein LOC100831408 — protein MAIPEEVRRYWLPILFAAAGFLFQLLVLPKSFPPSHYDALGVERYAPVERVVEAYERLSKEWLAETNHQSTVDIIKIRYAYELLTNPILKRDYDLFGLDQHMDVLERVKEQYQKEHFLKIDLPLLKDSSVHSVDHAFNVLTYESFLSAIAENYPLLILVYSKGSPRCAQFIEYWKQIDTRLDGLANTAMIELGDVQLAGHFAEKRFSKQPFFRNGIPALVAYPANCRSPSCYMRYPGELSVDSVVDWVASSIVGLPRILYYSKETLGPQFIGKTGPHKVKVIFFSSTGERALPFLRQAAQEYSSYASFAFVLWREEESQIWWNSLGVESAPAIVFLKGPGAKPVVYHGTFSKSEFTEIMKEHKHQELPQLRSDTSLELGCDARGHSRARKEDTMIWYCVIVAGRPGVELSNKRQILRKAQDQLISSVDASTTGSANDLVDVSSAATALKDDRLTFVWLDGELQKKICAFYLATDFNGACGPRGFGDDNDKPEVFIVRFQRNATYEALKAEKKNNLIETLQGQDAADASQLVARYNGPDEIQEIKRWISKIITDGDIREIPYFTSKVPDLLPEETRKEWLSGTKSIRSAGKSLKERVQNSGFNFREYLTDPRVGPTLLLCACISWGTIWFKHSQSTKNSSQAEAPKDKAAKRRRPKLSTSLFGQPESVADPEPKDARQWEMEDSDSD, from the exons CGCTCGGAGTCGAGAGGTATGCGCCAGTCGAGAGGGTGGTCGAGGCCTACGAGCGGCTCTCCAAGGAGTG GCTTGCTGAAACGAATCACCAGTCAACTGTTGATATTATAAAG ATCCGTTATGCGTATGAGCTGCTGACAAATCCAATTTTGAAGCGGGATTATGATCTTTTCGGTCTGGATCAGCATATG GATGTCCTCGAGAGAGTCAAAGAACAATATCAAAAGGAGCACTTTCTGAAAATAGATCTCCCATTGTTAAAAGATTCTTCAGTTC ATTCTGTAGATCATGCCTTCAATGTACTCACATATGAGTCATTCTTGTCTGCTATTGCTGAAAATTACCCGTTGCTCATACTG GTTTATTCAAAGGGCAGTCCTCGTTGTGCTCAATTTATTGAGTACTGGAAGCAAATTG ACACTCGATTGGATGGTCTGGCCAACACTGCTATGATAGAACTTGGTGATGTGCAATTGGCTGggcattttgcagaaaaaaggTTCTCTAAACAACCATTTTTTCGCAATG GTATACCAGCTCTTGTTGCATATCCTGCTAACTGCAGAAGTCCATCCTGTTACATGAG GTACCCAGGTGAGCTATCTGTGGATTCTGTTGTTGACTGGGTGGCATCATCAATTGTTGGCTTACCTCGGATCTTGTACTATTCAAAGGAGACATTG GGGCCCCAGTTCATTGGGAAGACTGGCCCTCATAAG GTCAAggttatatttttttcaagcACCGGGGAGCGTGCTCTTCCATTCCTTCGCCAAGCTGCTCAAGAGTATTCAAGCTATGCGTCATTTGCATTTGTCCTATGGAGAGAAGAGGAATCACAGATTTGGTGGAATTC GTTAGGAGTGGAATCGGCTCCTGCAATTGTTTTCTTGAAGGGACCAGGCGCCAAGCCTGTTGTATACCATG GAACTTTTAGTAAGTCAGAGTTCACAGAGATAATGAAGGAGCACAAGCACCAAG AACTGCCGCAGCTAAGAAGTGACACATCTTTGGAACTGGGTTGTGATGCTAGAGGCCACTCGCGTGCTAGAAAAGAAGACACAATGATATGGTATTGTGTAATTGTTGCTGGGCGTCCTGGTGTAGAACTAAGTAACAAGAGACAG ATTTTGCGGAAGGCTCAAGACCAACTAATCAGTTCTGTTGATGCAAGTACTACTGGGAGTGCGAATGATTTAGTAGATGTGTCAAGTGCTGCAACTGCCTTAAAAGATGACAGGTTGACCTTTGTCTGGTTAGATGGAGAACTACAGAAG AAAATTTGTGCCTTCTACCTTGCCACTGATTTCAATGGAGCCTGTGGTCCTAGAGGCTTTGGAGATGATAATGATAAGCCTGAAGTGTTCATTGTTCGTTTCCAAAGGAATGCAACATACGAGGCGTTGAAAGCTGAGAAAAAGAATAATCTTATCGAGACTCTCCAGGGACAGGATGCTGCTGATGCCTCCCAGCTAGTGGCTAGGTATAACGGCCCAGATGAAATTCAAGAG ATAAAGAGGTGGATCTCTAAGATTATCACAGATGGAGATATTAGAGAAATTCCTTACTTT ACTTCAAAGGTACCTGATCTTTTACCCGAGGAAACACGCAAGGAATGGTTAAGTGGTACTAAAAGTATCCGCTCAGCAGGAAAAAGTTTAAAGGAGAGGGTTCAAAACAGTGGCTTCAATTTCAGAGAGTACCTGACTGACCCAAGGGTTGGTCCAACTTTGCTGTTGTGTGCATGCATTTCATGGGGAACAATATGGTTCAAGCACAGCCAATCAACTAAGAACTCTTCACAG GCTGAAGCTCCTAAAGACAAGGCTGCTAAACGCCGCCGTCCAAAGCTTAGCACGTCACTATTTGGTCAACCGGAGTCTGTCGCTGATCCTGAACCCAAAGATGCTCGTCAGTGGGAGATGGAGGACTCAGATTCAGACTGA